In Amia ocellicauda isolate fAmiCal2 chromosome 7, fAmiCal2.hap1, whole genome shotgun sequence, one genomic interval encodes:
- the nmnat3 gene encoding nicotinamide/nicotinic acid mononucleotide adenylyltransferase 3 yields the protein MAGRVPIVLLACGSFNPITNQHMRLFELARDHMHQTGQFEVIEGIVSPVNDEYGKRGLVSAKHRVAMARLALQTSDWIRVDSWESEQQQWSETVATLRHHYDRLQNRHQSKENLNNVYINKAYTLDNKSPTGTPRLKLLCGADFLETFKVPKLWREDHIVELVGKFGLVCVSRAHLDPCRLVHESDVLTRHKHNIFLVREWIQNEISATEIRQAIRRGQSVKYLLPDSVIEYIKGHCLYTVESEQKNADGILQPLKLFKTLNE from the exons ATGGCTGGCCGGGTTCCTATTGTATTGCTGGCATGTGGCTCCTTCAACCCCATTACCAACCAACACATGCGGCTGTTTGAACTAGCAAGAGACCATATGCATCAAACAG GGCAGTTCGAAGTAATTGAAGGCATCGTTTCCCCAGTCAATGATGAATATGGCAAGCGAGGCCTGGTATCTGCAAAACACCGCGTTGCCATGGCACGGCTGGCCCTGCAGACCTCTGACTGGATACGAGTGGACTCCTGGGAGAGTGAGCAGCAGCAGTGGAGTGAGACGGTCGCCACGCTGAG GCACCATTATGACAGACTTCAGAACAGGCATCAGTCGAAGGAAAACTTGAATAATGTCTACATAAACAAGGCATACACACTCGACAATAAGTCCCCTACAG GAACACCGCGGCTTAAGTTGCTTTGTGGAGCCGATTTCTTGGAGACATTCAAGGTTCCCAAGCTCTGGAGGGAAGACCACATCGTCGAACTCGTCGGCAAGTTTGGCTTGGTGTGCGTCAGCCGTGCCCACCTTGACCCCTGCCGGCTGGTCCACGAGTCTGACGTCCTCACCAGGCACAAGCACAACATCTTTCTGGTCAGGGAGTGGATCCAGAATGAGATCAGCGCCACCGAGATTCGCCAGGCCATACGGCGAGGGCAGAGCGTCAAGTACCTCCTCCCAGACTCTgtgatagaatatattaaagGCCACTGTTTATACACAGTGGAGAGCGAGCAGAAAAATGCTGATGGCATCCTTCAGCCCCTTAAACTGTTTAAAACCCTTAATGAGTAA